The nucleotide window GGTATTCGGAAATACACTTGCAATTGCAGCAGCAATTGCTGGATCCTGATCTGTAATTATGGCCTTTGGAAGCTTCCCACCCATAGCTTGTAACCATGATTGAAATAACCATTCGAAATCTTCAATGGTTTCACCAAATAGAAGCCCGGCACCAAACAAGATAGATTGCTTATGGTGGTTGACTCTGACAAATGGACCAAAAGGCATATCAAATTGATTTGTCTTGTATGTTGTGTCAAAACATACAACGTCACCAAAAGCTTCATAGTCTATTTTTGAAATATTATCTGCCCAAAAACAAGATGTCAATCTACATTCATTGTTAATTTGGATTGCATAAGTAAAATTATCATCATTCCTCTGTTTATTTTGAAAGTAAAGAAGCAACTCTTGAGCACTTTTGCCATGTTTGTCACGCCTTTGAATTTTTAGAGCATTTCTTGCATCTTCATCAATAAAACCCATTTTCTCAGGTCCTCCAGCTTcatttgtaaaaaaatttaacactTTAGCTGCGCCAATACCTGCTTTTCTCATGTTATCCATGACAACCTTGTGAGAATCTGTAAAATGTCGATGTGATCGTAAATAATGAACCTTGCTTGGACTCATTAAATTGTGACTATGTGCTTCCACAAATGTCTTAACTTCCCATCTATCTGATCCATTCTTGTGAACTACAATCTTTGCCTTGCAATCACATCTTGTCATGGCTCTTGGTCTCTTTTTATGATCTGTTGCTTCTATATGCTTGCGATGTCGATACCCTTCCTTAGAACATATAAAACTTCGCATAATTGTTTCACCTGTTTTCATACTATTCCGCGTTGAACCTTTTCGTatactaaatccacaccatctagcataTTCATTGTAGAAATCATATGCAACATTTTCAGAAATGAACACCATACCAACTATTGGTTTCACTTCCTTGGGTGCTTCTGGAATGAAATCATATGGATGTGAGATTGTTTCTTCATTATGATTTGTCTGGTGTTCATTATGATTTGTCTGGTGTCCATTATGATTCTCTACACCTGCATTAGGTTGTGACTCCATTTCCCCAACTACAAGTTCAAAGTAAACAAAAATTCGGTTAATCAAAAGCTACGAAATAAATATGAGAGCacaaaaattactatttataaatgaagaataaaaaatatattaaaaaaaaaaaacaataacaacCCTTAGCTTAATCTAGTGAATCATATTGGCATATTCTGCAAAAGTATTAAATTACTCTCTTCTATATA belongs to Magnolia sinica isolate HGM2019 chromosome 8, MsV1, whole genome shotgun sequence and includes:
- the LOC131254178 gene encoding protein FAR1-RELATED SEQUENCE 5-like codes for the protein MESQPNAGVENHNGHQTNHNEHQTNHNEETISHPYDFIPEAPKEVKPIVGMVFISENVAYDFYNEYARWCGFSIRKGSTRNSMKTGETIMRSFICSKEGYRHRKHIEATDHKKRPRAMTRCDCKAKIVVHKNGSDRWEVKTFVEAHSHNLMSPSKVHYLRSHRHFTDSHKVVMDNMRKAGIGAAKVLNFFTNEAGGPEKMGFIDEDARNALKIQRRDKHGKSAQELLLYFQNKQRNDDNFTYAIQINNECRLTSCFWADNISKIDYEAFGDVVCFDTTYKTNQFDMPFGPFVRVNHHKQSILFGAGLLFGETIEDFEWLFQSWLQAMGGKLPKAIITDQDPAIAAAIASVFPNTEHRLCMWHIVQKLPEKLGKVINENPSFNTDWRNCVYMCDQEAEFDALWSKMIVDYNLEENKWLQDLYTIRKMWIPAYVKKTFYAGMSTTQRSEGTRTPEIMEPVLSALEDLVANVRKKCGVEEETSIDKNVEGGESNLLFNAHSKNSYIVLDLMVVNTKGRTSKRFKSGREENNCRKLYLQSLGLPANTEHDHGTSSHSLEEACLVELSDEEDNTLMANYDSVQSCSSSNMKNNNLVPKEVLEVLVNGSLALPHSK